One window from the genome of Ammoniphilus sp. CFH 90114 encodes:
- a CDS encoding Cof-type HAD-IIB family hydrolase, whose amino-acid sequence MYKLITIDVDDTLLNDDWKVTEATKESLKQAIEQGVTVTLATGRMYASAKQIAAQIDLNVPLITYQGSLVKNLLDGEVLYERSVPPAIARFLYEYAEKHNLHLQGYYDDKLVGLEDNDKIKEYSHMAKVPYIIEPVEEILTKPLTKLLFFEDPDVLDTHAEQLKQMIGQEVHITKSKPYFLEVLHKEGTKGDAVRFLAQHVGCDLSEVIAIGDSWNDHEMLEVAGLGVAMGNAVESLKQIANFITKTNNEDGVKYVIDRFILKQE is encoded by the coding sequence ATGTATAAACTAATAACCATTGATGTGGATGATACCCTTCTTAACGATGATTGGAAGGTAACAGAAGCCACGAAAGAATCTCTCAAGCAAGCCATAGAACAAGGAGTTACCGTAACATTGGCAACAGGGAGAATGTATGCTTCAGCAAAGCAAATCGCAGCCCAGATTGACCTTAACGTGCCTTTGATTACTTACCAAGGATCTCTTGTTAAGAATCTTCTAGATGGTGAAGTGCTATATGAACGATCTGTCCCTCCTGCAATCGCACGCTTCCTCTACGAATATGCAGAAAAGCACAACTTGCATCTGCAAGGCTACTATGATGATAAACTGGTAGGCCTAGAAGACAACGATAAAATCAAAGAGTATTCTCACATGGCGAAGGTCCCTTACATTATTGAACCCGTCGAAGAGATCTTAACTAAGCCATTAACAAAGCTATTATTCTTTGAAGACCCGGACGTTTTGGACACACACGCAGAGCAACTCAAGCAGATGATCGGACAAGAAGTCCATATTACGAAGTCAAAGCCTTATTTCCTTGAGGTTTTACATAAAGAAGGAACAAAAGGGGATGCTGTTCGTTTTCTAGCTCAGCATGTTGGATGTGACCTCTCTGAAGTCATTGCCATTGGGGATAGCTGGAATGATCATGAGATGCTAGAAGTGGCGGGACTTGGTGTGGCGATGGGAAATGCCGTGGAATCATTAAAGCAGATTGCCAATTTCATTACCAAGACAAATAATGAAGATGGCGTGAAGTACGTGATCGATCGTTTTATTCTGAAGCAGGAGTAG
- a CDS encoding DMT family transporter gives MKKSLLADLSLLLVAFVWGTTFVIVQNAISTLPPHAFNAIRFLLASGLLFLFILLFYREQLRAFSKKMIGSGIVLGIWLFGGYAFQTVGLLYTTSSKAGFITGLSIVLVPLFSLMLLKQRPKWPAIIGVLVATIGLYLLTLSDSLNMNNGDFLVFLCAICFAMQIIFTGKYAPSYPALPLALIQIFTVSVLSAGASFLFENGQTYLNKDILTQNHVLWALLITAGPATALAFLTQTICQRFTTPTRVALIFAMEPVFAALAAFIWTDEVLGFKALSGCLLIFIGMILSELQPEQLLNNMKKKKTVPQNH, from the coding sequence GTGAAAAAGTCACTACTTGCTGATCTTAGTTTGCTTTTAGTAGCATTTGTCTGGGGTACGACCTTTGTCATTGTGCAGAATGCAATCTCTACTCTGCCTCCCCATGCTTTCAATGCCATTCGCTTTTTATTAGCGTCAGGACTATTATTCTTATTCATCCTTTTATTTTACCGAGAACAATTACGGGCTTTCTCGAAGAAGATGATAGGAAGTGGAATAGTCCTTGGCATTTGGCTCTTTGGCGGATATGCCTTTCAGACGGTAGGCTTACTTTATACCACATCATCTAAGGCAGGCTTTATTACGGGACTATCCATTGTACTCGTGCCTCTCTTTTCCCTCATGCTGTTAAAGCAACGTCCCAAGTGGCCCGCAATCATCGGTGTTCTAGTCGCGACGATTGGACTTTATCTACTTACTTTGAGTGATTCTTTGAATATGAACAATGGCGATTTTCTAGTATTTCTTTGTGCTATTTGTTTTGCAATGCAGATTATATTCACTGGAAAGTATGCTCCATCCTATCCAGCCCTACCGCTTGCTCTTATTCAAATCTTCACCGTTTCTGTTCTAAGTGCTGGAGCGTCATTTCTATTTGAAAATGGGCAAACTTATCTCAATAAGGATATACTGACACAGAATCATGTATTATGGGCTCTTCTGATTACAGCTGGTCCAGCCACAGCCTTGGCTTTTCTCACACAGACCATCTGCCAGCGATTTACAACACCAACACGTGTAGCTTTGATCTTTGCTATGGAACCTGTATTTGCTGCTTTAGCCGCTTTTATCTGGACAGATGAAGTGCTAGGATTCAAAGCACTTAGTGGATGTTTGCTGATCTTTATTGGTATGATCCTATCTGAGCTTCAACCAGAACAATTACTAAATAATATGAAAAAGAAAAAAACAGTCCCACAAAATCACTAG
- a CDS encoding methyl-accepting chemotaxis protein produces the protein MSEAAVNSRQAKKAIDKVTRTAGKIEPLLRKMDSIEDVVPEIRKLLDQDLEQDEYYVLVDETGHAWVHTNRLREGGLFNDSVGLKSAKTHTALVQLYHRNTGEVLIDASIPVIREGKKNYNLRMGRIALRPFLKPVVYGLGMIPGAITALISWGLGLPIQDVGLIAMIGLLLGMAGAWYLHRKIQGGLNEWYSLTRSISAGNLTVLAAQQGRNELSQMGYELNKVVLGMKSIVEELAAAAHTTQTISESQAQEASHQAQAFEELTQLMQSFRSGTDQQLSGLQTSHAMIQEMVSASAEMLKGIESTVKWSDNAFEIASNGMLAVNRSDEQMKAIESIVEKAAERIQKVADESDQISQKISAITHIARQTNMLALNASIEAARAGESGKGFAVVASEVRKLAEETSRFAEDIMTDLAKNRMDALEAVRNVTEGVTTISEGVKIVHQAGVSINQLNDTIKKMREQVLSNKEHSGLLQQDSQEVQKIMDRVTTIAEQFTESMECVAASMDQQTTGVQQLAIEANRLSQQSEKLSQIVKRFRV, from the coding sequence ATGAGTGAAGCCGCAGTTAATTCTCGTCAAGCCAAGAAAGCGATAGATAAAGTAACCCGAACAGCAGGAAAAATAGAACCCTTGTTAAGGAAGATGGATTCCATTGAGGATGTCGTTCCGGAAATACGAAAGCTTCTTGATCAGGATCTTGAACAGGATGAATATTATGTATTGGTAGATGAAACGGGACATGCTTGGGTGCACACCAATCGGTTAAGGGAAGGCGGATTGTTTAACGATTCTGTGGGACTTAAGTCAGCAAAAACCCATACAGCTCTGGTTCAGCTGTATCATCGCAATACAGGAGAGGTGTTAATCGATGCTTCCATTCCCGTCATCCGAGAGGGGAAGAAAAATTACAACTTAAGAATGGGTCGTATTGCGTTACGCCCTTTTCTTAAGCCTGTTGTCTATGGTCTCGGAATGATACCAGGGGCTATAACTGCCTTGATTTCTTGGGGATTGGGTTTACCTATTCAAGATGTAGGGCTTATCGCTATGATCGGATTATTGCTTGGAATGGCGGGAGCCTGGTATCTACACCGTAAAATTCAAGGAGGACTAAACGAGTGGTATAGTTTGACTCGCAGTATTTCCGCAGGGAACCTAACGGTATTGGCAGCCCAGCAAGGGCGCAATGAGTTAAGCCAAATGGGATATGAATTAAATAAAGTCGTATTAGGCATGAAGAGTATTGTAGAGGAATTAGCCGCTGCTGCGCATACTACACAAACAATAAGCGAATCCCAGGCTCAAGAGGCCAGCCACCAAGCTCAAGCCTTTGAAGAGCTTACTCAGTTAATGCAGTCCTTTCGTAGCGGTACTGACCAACAATTGTCGGGCTTACAAACCTCCCATGCCATGATTCAGGAGATGGTTTCTGCCTCTGCAGAGATGCTGAAAGGGATAGAAAGCACAGTGAAGTGGAGCGATAATGCGTTTGAGATCGCTTCGAATGGGATGCTAGCGGTGAATCGCTCGGACGAACAAATGAAAGCAATTGAGAGTATCGTGGAGAAGGCAGCGGAAAGGATTCAAAAAGTAGCAGACGAATCCGACCAGATCAGCCAGAAGATCTCAGCTATTACTCATATTGCCCGCCAAACGAATATGCTCGCTCTCAATGCTTCCATTGAAGCTGCTCGAGCCGGGGAGAGCGGTAAGGGGTTTGCTGTAGTGGCGAGCGAAGTCAGAAAGCTGGCCGAAGAAACCTCGAGATTCGCTGAGGATATCATGACAGACCTAGCAAAGAATCGCATGGACGCCTTGGAAGCCGTAAGAAACGTAACAGAAGGCGTCACAACGATCTCTGAAGGGGTTAAAATTGTTCATCAAGCTGGTGTCTCTATTAATCAGTTAAACGATACGATTAAGAAGATGAGAGAACAGGTCTTGAGTAATAAGGAACACTCCGGTCTGCTCCAACAAGATAGTCAGGAAGTGCAAAAGATTATGGACAGGGTGACGACCATCGCCGAACAGTTTACGGAGTCTATGGAGTGTGTAGCTGCCTCAATGGACCAACAAACGACCGGAGTCCAGCAATTGGCGATTGAAGCGAATAGATTGTCCCAGCAATCCGAAAAGCTGTCGCAGATCGTGAAGAGATTTAGGGTGTAA
- a CDS encoding ABC transporter permease — MNGLEGWLRRGEKSPEHGDFLKKERLYSFRVGIAQFSLLFIFIALWEISSRSGWIDPLLFSSPSRIWGTFWDMLWRGDLHHHTLATVWETVVGFIAGTVAGTLIAIAIWWSKFLSRLLDPYLVVLNGMPKVALGPLFIVAFGGGFMAIVAMAVAISVIVTTIVVYGSFREVDQNYIKLVQTFGANKAQIFSKIILPASFPAIIATLKVNVGLAWVGVIVGEFLVSKQGLGYLIIYGFQVFNLTLVFVSLFIIAICATIMYHLVQFTEKILLRNRD, encoded by the coding sequence ATGAATGGGTTGGAAGGTTGGTTAAGACGTGGTGAAAAATCACCTGAGCATGGTGACTTCTTAAAGAAGGAGAGACTTTACAGCTTCCGTGTTGGTATCGCACAGTTTTCTCTATTGTTCATCTTCATTGCCCTGTGGGAAATCTCTTCTCGCTCTGGATGGATTGATCCCTTGTTATTTAGTAGTCCTTCTAGAATATGGGGAACCTTTTGGGATATGCTGTGGCGTGGAGACTTGCATCATCACACCTTAGCAACTGTATGGGAAACGGTGGTCGGCTTTATTGCGGGAACTGTGGCAGGTACATTGATCGCAATTGCCATCTGGTGGTCCAAATTTTTATCCCGCTTGCTCGATCCTTACTTAGTCGTTTTAAATGGAATGCCTAAGGTTGCACTCGGTCCCTTGTTCATTGTTGCCTTTGGCGGGGGCTTCATGGCTATTGTAGCCATGGCGGTGGCGATATCCGTCATCGTAACAACCATTGTTGTTTATGGAAGCTTCCGAGAGGTGGATCAAAACTATATCAAACTCGTGCAAACTTTCGGAGCCAACAAAGCACAAATTTTTAGCAAGATTATCCTCCCTGCTTCTTTTCCGGCGATTATTGCTACCTTAAAAGTCAACGTCGGCTTAGCTTGGGTTGGAGTCATTGTAGGTGAGTTCCTTGTTTCAAAGCAGGGACTTGGCTATCTAATCATTTACGGATTCCAAGTGTTCAATCTGACGCTTGTCTTTGTCAGCTTATTTATCATTGCGATATGCGCGACCATTATGTACCATCTCGTACAGTTTACGGAAAAGATTCTCTTGCGAAATCGCGATTAA
- a CDS encoding ABC transporter ATP-binding protein: MRSNPMITFDHVTKTFITRDGETHAVEDIHFTVGDGEFVSILGPSGCGKSTLLSMLSGLFPPTKGKILIKDEQVTGPSKEIGYMLQQDYLLSWRTIKQNILLGLEIQNARNEDSEKRALKLLSEMGLLSFKDHLPNQLSGGMRQRVALVRTLATNPDILLLDEPFSALDFQTKLKLEDLVIDTLRRKKKTAILVTHDISEAIAMSDRVVVLASRPGRIKTIIEIPDCLRLPLPFESREKPEFQSYFQRVWKELNNK; the protein is encoded by the coding sequence ATGCGGTCTAACCCGATGATTACCTTTGATCATGTGACGAAGACCTTTATTACGCGTGACGGTGAAACCCATGCCGTGGAGGATATCCACTTCACTGTTGGGGATGGTGAATTTGTTAGTATTCTTGGTCCTAGCGGTTGCGGAAAAAGTACCCTTCTATCGATGCTCTCCGGTTTATTCCCTCCTACTAAAGGCAAGATTCTCATTAAGGATGAACAAGTGACTGGCCCTTCCAAGGAGATTGGCTACATGCTGCAGCAGGATTACTTGCTTAGCTGGCGTACCATTAAGCAAAATATTCTTCTTGGGTTAGAAATACAAAATGCACGAAATGAAGATAGTGAGAAACGCGCTCTCAAACTGCTTTCCGAGATGGGGCTTCTATCTTTCAAAGATCACTTGCCAAATCAGCTGTCTGGAGGAATGAGACAAAGGGTGGCACTTGTTAGAACCTTGGCAACCAATCCTGATATTCTTCTCTTGGATGAACCTTTTTCTGCATTAGACTTTCAAACTAAACTTAAACTCGAGGACTTGGTCATAGATACGCTGCGCCGAAAAAAGAAAACCGCGATCCTAGTGACCCATGATATTTCCGAAGCCATCGCGATGTCAGACCGAGTCGTTGTCTTAGCATCTAGACCTGGTAGAATCAAAACGATCATTGAGATTCCAGATTGCTTACGTTTACCTTTGCCATTTGAGTCAAGAGAGAAGCCTGAGTTCCAAAGCTACTTCCAGAGGGTATGGAAGGAGTTGAATAATAAATGA
- a CDS encoding Ig-like domain-containing protein, whose protein sequence is MRKVICILSLMVMILGNLLFPFGQTANAGSSNGNTTNNDVIMDCSQCNVGVGEEKSISATISPANAQSLKWKVGNSAIIELVKKKGGTIKVIGLKAGTTTITAYHGDGSNKGNGNKSVTCQITVSPETPKSPTEFPKLEADMKAAEGEVLKPSNANAKGRVDITLVPKGNVAEITRQPVDVVLVFDKSGSMNNRVGNKNQTKLVLAQNAVNEAINIFKSYNSGNINIGDRLALVPFSDDIEAESKGVYNLTANTNNAFEQQILKKVNSLQTNGSTNYTISLKKASDILKSSTRQKYIIFLTDGMPTHSSKVEYVNGTFYTLSGSSKRFSGNKEVNYLLLKNNNGTWVGSKYFLDNGDHYFFSGTTSNHIRQEIIQQVTSAAAELGKQNVKLYTIGFGDSAGPNQEIDMNLLSNLSEITGAEARHGTVDNLNTVFRSVSEEISKLNMSEISLRLKIKGGNLGQNVQIPDGSAAYLEGDYAVLHLRDVPYQLNGGTPPIESYNLPLEFTKEGTYTFDEAMLEYKDLSGNPQSYRLPNPVTVVVRAQTEPTFQGTMSYSQQANNLVISQDPGLNRNTFTVDYNLSPSETLKPMDRGKMTDIKLVQALPEGVTVINKNDPGIVVISDDDGQRAEISFSSVEYKNGTFIPSASQMRQLQLSVDWALRTKLTNPQVIYKNNESLDRMISIQAPNQQIRARVELEDSRGFIYEGDDLGKISKINQQDNSSVDALVLASYPVKKLTYLQDENGLNNNVIRIEYQDVARKTIYVEYLPMIPGIELKKTPSQLILDEDDSYSNEDVIGWLAERIPDPNSRVQYKYRLTKDGSTVPWTTLASVDAEITMVDDGTYLLEVKGEGGFANGEGVLRRITVDKTAPQITIITPADKSQLSQGDITIQGQVVDKNLSSFILKDLNGTSQNIPIEVKADGSFTHPLTLQQEENVLVYYAVDAAGNESTKVHTLTLLKNGAPIVSTPIEDRILIISEGNKAINLSDHFTDPDKDPLTFTASSGDESKVKASIVGGELVLTPLEVGTAEVEVTANDQRGGQVTLSFTVSVIEANSPPTLVRSIDNKILYLGQGSVVIDLTEHFVDPNGDTLTFSVSPTNSEISRLSVEENLLTIDPLAIGDLNVTVTADDGEGGDLSTTFSVTVKIRDISLSINPVPVLKIDDKHQLVVTVHPPNFFNRAVEWSSNNPEIATVDQNGVVTAIKGGVVTITATSKYDPTRSASVEVTVFDFGLTQNGIVGDYVIIDVVPIPETVRDNTVWYKYDYANQSTNRDWIKIDVASKNKFTVGITLEKEVKENKLVFVEGQKIKVKAVIGATVVEKELPVSFIPKNPSFIDNSGIKIDIRSSTDGEGSSSSSGNRAARVVLSYRVILPEGIKSASFEPFVQTDGKTHQTPYYSIKDVRNNQFVLQGQMYEDGIGKFSTPVIKFLKSSTGYSQQFNVEAVVSLTLITNSGERLPFELRDDLKVTVYAREKLQ, encoded by the coding sequence ATGAGAAAGGTAATCTGTATTTTATCTCTTATGGTAATGATACTTGGTAACCTACTGTTTCCTTTCGGACAAACTGCAAATGCCGGATCATCTAACGGAAATACAACGAATAATGATGTGATCATGGATTGCAGTCAGTGCAATGTAGGTGTAGGGGAAGAGAAGTCTATTTCTGCAACGATTAGTCCGGCGAACGCTCAATCCTTGAAATGGAAGGTTGGCAACAGCGCTATAATAGAACTTGTTAAAAAGAAGGGCGGTACCATTAAAGTTATAGGCCTGAAGGCTGGAACTACAACCATAACAGCTTATCATGGCGACGGCAGTAACAAAGGAAACGGCAATAAGTCTGTGACTTGTCAGATTACAGTTAGTCCTGAAACGCCCAAGTCACCAACTGAATTTCCGAAGTTAGAAGCAGATATGAAGGCGGCTGAAGGGGAAGTGTTAAAGCCCAGCAATGCCAATGCGAAAGGAAGAGTGGATATTACTCTTGTTCCAAAGGGTAATGTTGCAGAGATTACACGGCAACCGGTGGATGTCGTTTTGGTATTTGACAAATCGGGATCGATGAATAATAGGGTTGGGAATAAAAACCAGACGAAGCTGGTACTGGCCCAAAATGCAGTCAACGAAGCTATTAATATTTTTAAATCTTATAATTCAGGGAATATCAATATTGGTGATCGATTAGCCCTTGTACCCTTTTCAGATGATATAGAAGCAGAGAGCAAAGGGGTATACAACCTTACGGCGAACACCAATAACGCCTTTGAGCAGCAAATATTAAAAAAGGTGAATTCTCTACAGACAAACGGAAGTACAAATTATACAATATCTCTGAAAAAGGCTAGTGATATCCTTAAAAGTTCTACACGACAAAAGTATATTATTTTTCTTACAGATGGCATGCCTACACATTCATCCAAAGTGGAATACGTCAATGGCACCTTTTACACTTTATCAGGTTCTTCCAAAAGGTTTTCAGGGAATAAAGAAGTCAACTATCTTCTATTAAAAAACAACAATGGAACTTGGGTTGGAAGTAAGTATTTTCTAGATAATGGAGACCACTACTTTTTCAGTGGAACGACGTCGAACCATATTAGACAGGAAATCATCCAGCAGGTTACAAGTGCTGCCGCCGAATTGGGTAAACAGAACGTTAAACTGTATACTATTGGCTTCGGGGACTCGGCTGGACCAAATCAAGAAATTGATATGAATTTACTGTCTAATCTATCCGAAATCACCGGGGCAGAAGCTAGACATGGGACAGTGGACAATCTAAATACCGTGTTTCGCTCCGTCTCGGAAGAAATCAGTAAACTCAATATGAGCGAGATTAGTCTAAGATTGAAAATAAAAGGCGGGAACTTAGGGCAAAATGTTCAGATACCAGATGGGTCTGCTGCTTACTTAGAAGGAGATTACGCGGTTCTTCATTTGAGGGATGTTCCCTACCAGCTTAATGGGGGAACACCACCAATTGAGTCGTACAATCTTCCTTTAGAGTTTACAAAGGAAGGAACTTATACTTTCGACGAAGCCATGCTGGAGTACAAGGATCTTTCAGGGAATCCTCAGAGTTACCGATTACCTAATCCGGTTACGGTGGTTGTGCGAGCCCAAACGGAGCCTACCTTTCAAGGAACAATGTCTTATTCCCAGCAGGCTAATAATCTAGTGATTTCTCAAGATCCTGGGTTGAATCGTAATACATTTACAGTAGATTACAATTTGTCGCCTTCTGAAACTTTAAAACCAATGGATAGGGGAAAAATGACAGATATTAAGTTGGTTCAAGCTCTCCCTGAAGGAGTAACTGTAATTAATAAAAATGATCCAGGGATTGTTGTAATATCTGATGATGATGGACAAAGAGCAGAAATTAGCTTTAGCTCTGTAGAATATAAAAATGGAACTTTTATACCATCCGCTAGCCAGATGCGTCAATTGCAACTAAGCGTGGATTGGGCGCTTCGGACTAAACTGACTAATCCGCAGGTAATCTATAAAAACAATGAAAGCCTTGATAGAATGATATCCATCCAAGCTCCCAATCAGCAAATAAGAGCTAGAGTTGAGTTAGAGGATAGTAGAGGCTTTATCTATGAGGGTGATGACTTGGGCAAGATCAGTAAGATCAACCAACAGGACAATAGTTCAGTTGATGCGCTTGTCCTTGCCTCCTATCCTGTAAAAAAGTTAACCTATTTGCAAGACGAAAATGGGTTGAATAATAACGTAATCCGCATTGAATATCAAGATGTGGCTAGAAAAACCATATATGTGGAATATCTACCAATGATTCCGGGAATTGAACTAAAAAAAACACCTAGTCAACTTATTCTAGACGAGGATGACTCTTATTCAAACGAAGATGTAATCGGATGGTTGGCTGAAAGGATCCCAGACCCTAATTCTCGTGTCCAATACAAGTATCGCTTAACCAAGGATGGGAGTACAGTGCCTTGGACGACGCTTGCAAGTGTAGATGCAGAAATTACAATGGTTGATGATGGTACCTATCTTCTGGAGGTAAAGGGAGAAGGAGGTTTTGCCAACGGTGAGGGAGTATTAAGAAGGATTACTGTTGATAAAACAGCACCGCAGATAACGATAATTACGCCAGCAGACAAGAGTCAACTTTCTCAAGGGGATATTACGATCCAAGGTCAAGTGGTTGATAAGAATCTAAGTTCTTTCATCTTAAAGGATCTTAACGGGACATCCCAAAACATTCCTATTGAGGTCAAGGCAGACGGAAGCTTTACGCATCCTCTAACTCTACAACAAGAGGAAAACGTTCTTGTCTATTATGCCGTTGATGCTGCTGGAAATGAGAGTACAAAAGTGCATACTCTTACCCTTCTAAAGAATGGAGCTCCTATTGTATCTACACCTATAGAGGATCGAATCTTAATTATTAGTGAAGGCAACAAGGCAATTAACTTAAGTGATCATTTTACAGACCCTGATAAAGATCCCTTAACCTTTACAGCATCTAGTGGTGATGAGTCTAAAGTTAAGGCGTCCATCGTGGGAGGTGAATTGGTTCTTACCCCATTGGAAGTCGGGACCGCTGAGGTAGAAGTAACGGCGAATGACCAAAGAGGGGGGCAAGTTACTCTCTCATTTACTGTAAGTGTAATTGAAGCCAATTCTCCCCCAACTCTAGTTAGATCCATTGATAATAAGATCCTTTATCTAGGCCAGGGTTCGGTAGTAATCGACCTTACTGAGCATTTCGTTGATCCTAATGGAGACACCCTTACTTTTAGTGTATCTCCTACGAATAGTGAGATTTCCCGTTTATCAGTTGAGGAGAATTTATTAACGATAGATCCGCTGGCTATTGGAGACTTGAATGTTACAGTAACGGCAGATGACGGTGAGGGAGGAGACTTGTCTACAACGTTTTCGGTCACCGTTAAGATACGTGATATATCTCTTAGCATAAATCCTGTTCCTGTTCTAAAAATAGATGATAAGCATCAACTGGTGGTCACAGTCCATCCACCGAACTTCTTTAATAGAGCAGTTGAATGGTCTTCAAATAATCCGGAAATTGCAACTGTTGATCAGAATGGAGTTGTTACAGCCATTAAGGGCGGTGTAGTTACCATCACTGCAACATCTAAGTATGATCCAACGAGGAGTGCAAGTGTTGAAGTTACCGTATTTGACTTCGGATTAACGCAAAACGGAATTGTCGGTGACTATGTCATCATTGATGTTGTTCCTATTCCAGAAACCGTTAGGGATAACACAGTTTGGTATAAATATGATTATGCAAATCAATCAACCAATAGAGACTGGATTAAAATTGATGTAGCGTCCAAAAACAAATTTACTGTTGGTATTACTCTTGAAAAAGAGGTAAAGGAAAACAAGCTGGTCTTTGTAGAAGGTCAAAAAATTAAGGTAAAGGCTGTTATAGGTGCAACCGTAGTAGAGAAAGAGTTGCCAGTAAGTTTTATACCAAAAAATCCGTCGTTTATTGATAATAGTGGAATAAAGATTGATATTAGATCTTCGACTGATGGAGAAGGGAGCTCGTCCTCTTCAGGCAATCGTGCAGCGAGAGTTGTACTCTCCTATCGAGTTATCCTTCCGGAAGGTATAAAAAGTGCATCCTTTGAACCTTTTGTTCAGACAGATGGTAAAACTCATCAGACGCCTTACTATTCAATTAAAGATGTAAGAAACAATCAATTTGTTCTTCAAGGACAAATGTACGAAGATGGTATTGGGAAATTTTCAACACCTGTCATTAAATTCTTAAAATCCTCAACTGGTTATTCTCAGCAATTTAATGTTGAGGCCGTTGTCAGCTTAACCTTGATAACGAATAGTGGTGAGCGCTTGCCTTTTGAATTGAGAGATGATTTGAAAGTAACGGTGTATGCCAGAGAAAAACTACAGTAA